A genomic segment from Aegilops tauschii subsp. strangulata cultivar AL8/78 chromosome 1, Aet v6.0, whole genome shotgun sequence encodes:
- the LOC109765649 gene encoding putative 12-oxophytodienoate reductase 5 encodes MAGEDGETVTVAAAAIPLLTPYRTGGGELELAHRVVLAPLTRQRSPGNLPQPHAAVYYAQRATAGGMLITEATGVSAAAQGHRPTPGVWTDEQVEAWRPVVDAVHAKGAVIFCQLWHVGRVVGKLRPDGARAETPQPVSSTARPIATPRMNDGLEEEFATPRRLDVAEIAGVVDDFRRAARNAVDAGFDGVEIHGAHGYLVEQFLKDSANDRADEYGGSLENRCRFALEVVTAVVEEIGGRRLGVRLSPFADYMDCHDSDPHALALHMATKLKGIPEGILYLHMVEPRMARADGRRVVPKRLRPYRDAFGGTFIAAGGYDREEGNKAVREGYADLVAFGRLFLANPDLPKRFELDAELNGYDRATFYTSDPVVGYTDYPFLG; translated from the exons ATGGCTGGAGAAGATGGTGAGACGGtcacggtggcggcggcggcgatcccTCTGCTGACGCCGTACAGGACGGGCGGCGGCGAGCTGGAGCTGGCGCACAGGGTGGTGCTGGCGCCGCTGACGAGGCAGCGCTCCCCGGGGAACCTCCCGCAGCCGCACGCCGCCGTCTACTACGCGCAGCGCGCCACCGCCGGCGGGATGCTGATCACGGAGGCCACGGGCGTGTCCGCCGCGGCGCAGGGCCACCGGCCCACCCCGGGCGTCTGGACGGACGAGCAGGTGGAGGCGTGGCGGCCCGTCGTCGACGCCGTGCACGCCAAGGGCGCGGTCATCTTCTGCCAGCTCTGGCACGTCGGGCGCGTCGTGGGCAAGCTCCGGCCGGACGGCGCGCGGGCAGAGACGCCGCAGCCGGTGTCCAGCACGGCCAGGCCGATCGCCACCCCGCGGATGAACGACGGTCTCGAGGAGGAGTTCGCGACGCCCAGGCGGCTGGATGTGGCGGAGATCGCCGGCGTCGTCGACGACTTCAGGAGGGCCGCCAGGAACGCCGTCGACGCCG GGTTCGACGGCGTGGAGATCCACGGCGCGCACGGCTACCTCGTGGAGCAGTTCCTCAAGGACAGCGCCAACGACCGCGCCGACGAGTACGGCGGCAGCCTCGAGAACCGGTGCCGCTTCGCGCTCGAGGTGGTCACCGCCGTGGTTGAGGAGATCGGGGGCCGCCGCTTAGGCGTCCGCCTCTCACCCTTTGCCGACTACATGGACTGCCACGACTCCGACCCGCACGCCCTCGCGCTCCACATGGCCACCAAGCTCAAAGGCATCCCCGAAGGAATCCTCTACCTCCACATGGTGGAGCCAAGGATGGCACGCGCCGATGGTCGGCGGGTGGTACCGAAGCGGTTGCGGCCGTACCGGGATGCGTTCGGGGGGACATTCATCGCCGCTGGTGGGTACGACCGGGAGGAGGGGAATAAGGCGGTCAGAGAGGGGTACGCCGATCTAGTGGCATTTGGGCGGCTTTTCCTAGCAAACCCGGACCTTCCGAAGAGGTTTGAGCTCGACGCAGAGCTCAACGGGTACGACAGGGCCACCTTCTACACCTCCGACCCCGTCGTTGGGTACACCGACTATCCATTTTTGGGCTGA
- the LOC109765648 gene encoding putative 12-oxophytodienoate reductase 5: MEPIPLLTPYKMGQFDLAHRVVMAPLTRQRSYGNVPQSHAAVYYSQRATAGGLLIAEATGVSDTAQGYNDTPGIWTAEHVEAWKPIVAAVHQKGALFFCQIWHCGRVSTFELQPGGTAPLSSTEKGVGPQMSFDGRLEEFAPPRRLTVEEIPAIVDDFRKAARNAIDAGFDGVEIHGANGYIIEQFLKDSANDRIDEYGGSLENRCRFALEVVDAVVKEVGGHRVGIRLSPFTDYMDCHDSDPHSLALYLSTKLNDHGILYIHMIEPRMAIVDGRRVVPKRLLPYREAFKGTFIANGGYDREEGGKVVTEGYTDLVAFGRLFLANPDLPKRFEVGAELNKYDRMTFYTSDPVVGYTDYPFLE; encoded by the exons ATGGAGCCCATCCCTCTCCTCACGCCGTACAAGATGGGCCAGTTCGACCTCGCCCACAG GGTGGTGATGGCGCCGTTGACGAGGCAGCGCTCCTACGGCAACGTGCCGCAGTCACATGCCGCCGTGTACTACTCCCAGCGCGCCACCGCCGGCGGCCTGCTCATCGCCGAGGCCACAGGGGTCTCCGACACGGCGCAGGGCTACAACGACACGCCGGGGATCTGGACGGCGGAGCACGTCGAGGCGTGGAAGCCCATCGTCGCTGCTGTGCACCAGAAAGGCGCGCTGTTCTTCTGCCAGATCTGGCACTGCGGCCGGGTGTCCACGTTCGAGCTGCAGCCCGGCGGCACCGCACCACTGTCGAGCACAGAGAAGGGGGTCGGCCCGCAGATGAGCTTCGACGGCCGGCTAGAGGAGTTCGCGCCTCCGAGGAGGCTGACGGTGGAGGAGATACCTGCCATCGTCGACGACTTCAGGAAGGCCGCCAGGAACGCCATCGACGCCG GTTTCGACGGTGTGGAGATCCATGGCGCAAACGGGTACATCATCGAGCAATTCCTCAAAGATAGTGCCAACGACCGCATAGACGAGTATGGTGGTAGCCTCGAAAACCGGTGTCGTTTCGCTCTCGAGGTGGTTGATGCTGTTGTCAAGGAGGTCGGCGGCCACCGTGTGGGCATCCGCCTCTCCCCATTCACCGACTATATGGACTGCCACGACTCTGATCCCCACTCCCTTGCACTTTACTTGTCCACCAAACTCAACGACCACGGCATCCTCTACATCCACATGATCGAGCCGAGGATGGCCATTGTGGATGGACGAAGAGTGGTGCCGAAGCGGCTGCTGCCGTATAGAGAGGCGTTCAAAGGGACCTTCATCGCAAATGGTGGATACGACCGTGAAGAAGGGGGCAAGGTGGTCACCGAGGGGTACACTGACTTGGTGGCCTTCGGGCGGTTATTCCTGGCGAATCCCGACCTGCCAAAGCGGTTTGAGGTCGGCGCGGAGCTGAACAAGTATGACAGGATGACCTTCTACACGTCCGACCCCGTCGTCGGCTACACCGACTACCCATTCCTCGAGTAA